GACGACGCCGTGCCGCGGACGTCCGACCAGTCGCCGCTGAAGCGCGCGGACCCGTCGTACGAGCACCGTGCCGAGTACCGGCCGACGAACGGCGCGGCCGGTGCAGGCCTCGGCGCCGACGCGGGCCGCGCTGTCGGTGCGGGCCCCGGCGGTGGTGCGGACCGCGGCGCTGCCGGTGCTGGTGCGACCGGTGTCCGACGCGGAACCGTGTCGACGAGCGGAGCGCCCCGGCTGTTCTGACCGGATGGGGTGTCGGGCCCGAGTCCGGGGGACAGCCGGACGTCGGCGGTCGTCGGTACCATGGGGGTGTCTGCGGCCGAACGACCAGATCGGGGTACATCTCCGAGCACATCGTGGTTGTATCGAACGCGGCGCCCCCGCCACCGACCTGCCACCCCACGGCGATCGGGAGCGGAGAGCACCCGTGGTCCGGGTGCTCCGTGACCCTCGACCGCACGGAAGGACAGCCCGGTGCTCGGCATCCCCACGCATCTCGCCCCTCGGGTGAACGCGTGGTCGACCGTGCGCGCCTTCCACGCGGCCGCGATCGGGTCCCTCGTCGCCGCGGCCCTCCTGCTCCTGCTCTACCGGCTCGACGCCCCCTCCGACCACGTCCTCGGGGCCGTGCTCGCGGTGGTCCCGATGCTCGTCATGATCGGCGTGCACGTCCACATCGGCACGTGGCGGTCGGCAGCGGCCTTCCTCGTCGTCGGAGGGCTCTGCACGTTCTGGTTCGCGACCGTCGTGCAACGGGAGCTGACCGAGGTGCCGTGGGTGGCGTCCTACCTGATGTCCCTCGTCGTCGTGCCCCTCGTCCTCATCGGCGGATCGGGGAGCGGCAGCGCCCGCGTGGTGCTCTGGTCGGTTACCGGCTTCGTGGTCGGCCGGGTCGTCACGGCGATCGCCGTGCTGCAGGTCGGCGGACCGGACCACCCCCTGGTCCTCGCCTGGGTGACGCTCGGGTTCGTGATCGCCCTCGTCCTCGCGGTGGGCCGCTCGACGGCGCGGTCGGAGCGCATCCAGCCGGAGTTGCTCCGGTCTGCCCGGGAAGAGCACGTGACCGCCTACCGTGCCGGCATTGAGGCCGAGGCGGCGGCGATCCTGCACGACACGGTCCTCAACCACCTCAACGCCATCGCGCTCGCTCCGGCGGGGCCGATGGACGAGCACCTGGCACGGACGATGGAGTCCGACGTCGCGATGCTCACCGGACGAGCCTGGCTCGCCGGGAACGCCCACGCCACCGACGACACGGACACCGCGACCGCCGAGGGTGTGGCGGCGTTCGAACGGATGCTCGACGAGCAACGGTCGGCCGGACTGCGGGTCACGGTCACGGGGGACCCGGTGTCGGTCGCGCGCCTGGACACCAGGGCGATGACGGCCGTCCTCCGCGCCGTCGGCCAGTGCCTGGCGAACGTGACCAAGCACGCCGGGACCGACGAGGCCGAGGTCAGCGTCTTCGACGACGGTGTCTCGTGCACGGTCATGGTCGTCGACGACGGCCGTGGGTTCGACGAGCAGGCGACGGGTGCGGACCGGATGGGGCTCCGCAACTCCGTCCGCGAGCGGATCGGTCGCGTCGGCGGTGAGGTGCAGGTGTGGTCGTCGCCCGGTTCGGGCACGAGCGTCATGATGAGCGTGCCGTACAGCGCGGGGACCGAGCCCGTCCCGGTCGACGTCGGCACCGGGAGCACCACCCTCGACTCCGGTAGCTTCGGGATCGAGCGTGCATCGTGACCGGCGACCGACCCGGCCCCGACCGCCGGCGTGGCGTCGCCTGGCCGCGGGCGTCGCACCGCACCGCACAGCAGTACGACCCCCTGGGTGCCATGGGTTCCCGGCCGCTCGCGGTCGTGCTCGGCGCGGGCGGCGTGCTCTGGGCCTCCCTCGTGTCCCTGCTCGACCGCGACGTCCTCGGCAGCCCGACCCTGAGCGCGCTGACCGTCCTGCTGCTCGCGGCGTCGGCGGTCGTGGTGATCACCGCCTCCAGCCCGTTCCGCGCCCCGTTCACCCGCTGGGCGTTCACCGCGCACATCGCCCTGCTCGCCACCGCCACGCTCACGAGTGCGGCGGCGCAGTGGGGCCCGGACCGCTCGCTCGTCAACGACTTCATGGTGCTGCTCAGCGCGGTCGGCATCGTCGCGGTCGCCCCCTACCGGCCGTGGACCGACCTGGTCGTCGGCGGCACCGTCCTCGCGGTCGTCGGCGGGGCCACCTTCGGCACCGTGGCGACCGTGCACCCCGCGGGTGTCCCGGTGCCGGTCGCTGCGTTCCTGGCCGCCGCCCCGACGCTCGTGCTGACCGCGGCGTCGGCGGTGTTCGCCCGCACGTTCGCCGGCCTGGCCGAGCGGGTGCAGATCCGGGCGGGCTCCTACTCGGTCGAGCGCGCCGAGCGGGACGGCATCACCGCGAGTGTCCAGCAGGACCGGTCGACGATCCTGGCCCGCGACGTCGCCCCGTTCTTCGCCGAGCTCCGCACCAGGGCGTCGATCACCGACGCCGACCGGGCCCGGGCGCGGGACATCGCGGACGGCATCCGGCAGGGCATGGTCGCCGAGGCGGACCGCACCTGGCTGGAGTACGCCGTCCGGATCGCCGGGGACGCGGCCGCGACCGTGACCGACCCGGGCGGGCTCGCCGCCGCCATGGACGCCGACCAGCGCACCGTCGTCCGGGCGTTCGTCCGGGCGCTCCTCGCCGCCGACACGGTGGAGCCGGACGAGGTGCACGTCGTCGTCGAACCGCTCGACGAGGGCACCGGTTCCGGGCCGCCACCGGTCCGGATGACCTTCGACGTCGCGGTGGCCGACTCCGACGTCGGCATCCACCGGAGGTTCGACCCGTACTTCGCCGTCCTCCGCGTGACGTTCCCCGACCTGGACGTCGCCGTCCGACCATCGTCACTGACATTAAGGTTCTCGTATGACCAGCACTGACCCGACCCGGTTGCCGGAGGGCGGTCCCGCCATGCCGGCCCCGGGTTCCCGCCGGGTGCGTTTGGCCATCCTCGACGACCACGAGGTCCTGCTCGACAGCCTGTCGAGCTGGATCGCGGTGAACGCCTTCGACTTCGACCTGGCCCTCACCGCGCACACCTGGCTCGAGATGGTGCACAGCGACAGTTTCCCGACCGACCTGGTGTTCCTCGACTTCCAGCTCAAGGAACCGGTCTCCATCGAGGCCCGCGTCCGCACGTGCCGGGCTGCGGGCGCGAAGGTGATCGTGCTCTCGAGCGTCGACGCCCGTGAGTCACGCGACCGTTCGCTCGCCGCCGGCGCCGCGGCGTTCCTGTCCAAGTCGCTGCCGATGCGCGAGGTCATGGACATCGCCCGCGAGGTCATGGGCGTCGCCCGCGAGACCCCGGCCCAGCGCGAGTGGCGGCCGCTGCCGACCGGTGCCAGTGCGCACCAGCGGCCGAAGCTCAGTCACGGTGAAGAGGAAGCACTCCGCCTGTACGTCTCCGGCTACTCGACGAACGAGGTCGCCGCGCAGATGAACGTGCAGTACGAGACCGCCAAGACGTACCTGCGCCGCGTGCGCGAGAAGTACGCGAAGGTCGGCCGTCCGGCGTCGAAGAAGTCCGACCTGATCCGTCGTGCGGCGGAGGACGGCTTCCTCGCGTAGTGGCGAAGCTCTACTTCCGCTTCGGCGCGATGAACAGCGGCAAGAGCACCGGGCTCCTGCAGGCCGCCTACAACTACGAGGAGCGGGGCCAGCGCGTCCTGCTCGCCAAGCCCAGCGTCGACACCAAGGGCGACCGTGAGATCGTCTCGCGCCTGGGCGTGACCCGGACGGTCGACGTCGTCCTGCCCGCCGATGCCGACGTCCGTGCCGCGGTCGCCGACGCCGGAGCGACCGACCCCGAGTCCGATCGCCTGGACGGGATGGTCCGCCCGGTCAGCTGCGTGCTCGTCGACGAGGCGCAGTTCCTCACCCCGCGGCAGGTCGACGACCTCCTGCGGGTTGCCGTCCTCGACGACGTCCCGGTCCTGGCCTACGGCATCCGCACGGACTTCCGGACCGAGGCGTTCCCCGGCAGCCGCCGCCTGCTCGAGGTCGCACACTCCCTCGAGGAGCTCAAGACGATCTGCCGCTGTGGTCGCAAGGCAGTCTTCAACGCCCGCAAGGTCGACGGCCGCTTCGTGTTCGACGGGTCGCAGGTCGCGATCGACGGTGTGGACGTCACGTACGAGTCGCTGTGCGCCAACTGCTACCTCACCGAGTCCGGTGGTCGGTTGGACGGCGAGATCGCCGTCTGACGCCCCGCAGGCGGCGTCCTGACGCGGTACGGCCGACCGTCCGCCGGCCGGGAGGCGCGCGCCGGCACCGTCACGCGCCTCCGAGCCGTCGGTGGGCGCGACGGACGCAGCCCGAGGGACGGAATGCGTCCGGGGCGGACGCTGTTGGCACCACCATGAGCGACGCCCCACTGCACCTTTCCGTCCTCGACCTGGCCACGCGTGAGTACGGCCAGTCGAACACCGAGGCCCTGCAGGGCTCGATCGACATGGCGGTCCGCGCCGAGCAGCTCGGCTACGAGCGCTTCTGGGTCGCCGAGCACCACGGCATGCCCGGCATCACTTCGTCGGCCCCGGCCGTCCTGCTCAGCGCCGTGGGTGCCGCGACCTCCACGATCCGTATCGGGTCGGGCGGCGTGATGCTGCCGAACCACGCACCGCTCGTCGTCGCGGAGCAGTTCGGGACCCTGCGCGCGCTCTACGGTGACCGGGTGGACCTCGGCATCGGGCGTGCGCCCGGGACCGACGGTGCCACCGCGATGGCGCTCCGCCGCACGGACCGGCTGGACGTGGACGACTTCCCGCAGCAGCTCGCCGACCTGGTCGGGTTCTTCACCGGCATGGAGGAGTCGAACCCGCTGTCCCGCATCCGCGCGGTCCCCGGCTACGGTGACGTGCCGGAGTTCTGGCTGCTCGGCTCGTCGGGCTACAGCGCTCAGGTCGCTGGCGCGCTCGGCATCGCGTTCGCGTTCGCCCACCACTTCGCCTCGGACAACACCGAGGCCGCGCTGGCGCTCTACCACCAGTCGTTCCGCCCGTCGCGCTTCCGGTCCGAGCCGCTCGCCCTCATCGGCGTGCAGGTCGTCACGGACGAGGACCCCGCGGTCGTCGAGGAGCAGAGCGCCCCGGGCATGATCTCGTTCATCCGGATGCGCCAGGGCGCGAAGCCCGAGCCGGTGTCGATGGAGGAGGCCCGCGCGTACGAGTTCTCGGACCTCGAGCGTCGGTTCATCGCGGCACGCACCGAGCGGCAGGCGTACGGCTCCCGTGACCAGGTCGCGGCGAAGATCAACGAGCTCGTCGCGTCGACCGGGGCCGACGGCGTGATCGTCGCTCCGGGCGCCGCACAGTCGCGCTACCGGCACCAGGCGCTCGAGGTCGTGGCCGACCTGCACACCGAGGGCCGGCTGGTCCGGCCGGGTGTCGCCGTCGCCTGACGCGGGGGAGTACGCGGTTCCGGCCGCACCGACACGACGAGGACCGGCCCGGGCCACGGACATCCGTGGTCCGGGCCGGTCCTCGTTCTGTGTCTGCGACCTGCACGCGTCGGCGCGACCGTCGCGGTGGGTGCGGGAGGGCTGGACTCCGGCGTGGGACGGAGAAGGCCCCGACTTCGTGAGAAGCCGGGGCCTTGTCTGTCGGGGTGACAGGATTTGAACCTGCGACCTCGTCGTCCCGAACGACGCGCGCTACCAAGCTGCGCCACACCCCGCGGTGTGATCGC
The sequence above is drawn from the Curtobacterium sp. L6-1 genome and encodes:
- a CDS encoding sensor histidine kinase — encoded protein: MLGIPTHLAPRVNAWSTVRAFHAAAIGSLVAAALLLLLYRLDAPSDHVLGAVLAVVPMLVMIGVHVHIGTWRSAAAFLVVGGLCTFWFATVVQRELTEVPWVASYLMSLVVVPLVLIGGSGSGSARVVLWSVTGFVVGRVVTAIAVLQVGGPDHPLVLAWVTLGFVIALVLAVGRSTARSERIQPELLRSAREEHVTAYRAGIEAEAAAILHDTVLNHLNAIALAPAGPMDEHLARTMESDVAMLTGRAWLAGNAHATDDTDTATAEGVAAFERMLDEQRSAGLRVTVTGDPVSVARLDTRAMTAVLRAVGQCLANVTKHAGTDEAEVSVFDDGVSCTVMVVDDGRGFDEQATGADRMGLRNSVRERIGRVGGEVQVWSSPGSGTSVMMSVPYSAGTEPVPVDVGTGSTTLDSGSFGIERAS
- a CDS encoding DNA-binding response regulator, giving the protein MTSTDPTRLPEGGPAMPAPGSRRVRLAILDDHEVLLDSLSSWIAVNAFDFDLALTAHTWLEMVHSDSFPTDLVFLDFQLKEPVSIEARVRTCRAAGAKVIVLSSVDARESRDRSLAAGAAAFLSKSLPMREVMDIAREVMGVARETPAQREWRPLPTGASAHQRPKLSHGEEEALRLYVSGYSTNEVAAQMNVQYETAKTYLRRVREKYAKVGRPASKKSDLIRRAAEDGFLA
- a CDS encoding thymidine kinase; this translates as MAKLYFRFGAMNSGKSTGLLQAAYNYEERGQRVLLAKPSVDTKGDREIVSRLGVTRTVDVVLPADADVRAAVADAGATDPESDRLDGMVRPVSCVLVDEAQFLTPRQVDDLLRVAVLDDVPVLAYGIRTDFRTEAFPGSRRLLEVAHSLEELKTICRCGRKAVFNARKVDGRFVFDGSQVAIDGVDVTYESLCANCYLTESGGRLDGEIAV
- a CDS encoding LLM class flavin-dependent oxidoreductase — encoded protein: MSDAPLHLSVLDLATREYGQSNTEALQGSIDMAVRAEQLGYERFWVAEHHGMPGITSSAPAVLLSAVGAATSTIRIGSGGVMLPNHAPLVVAEQFGTLRALYGDRVDLGIGRAPGTDGATAMALRRTDRLDVDDFPQQLADLVGFFTGMEESNPLSRIRAVPGYGDVPEFWLLGSSGYSAQVAGALGIAFAFAHHFASDNTEAALALYHQSFRPSRFRSEPLALIGVQVVTDEDPAVVEEQSAPGMISFIRMRQGAKPEPVSMEEARAYEFSDLERRFIAARTERQAYGSRDQVAAKINELVASTGADGVIVAPGAAQSRYRHQALEVVADLHTEGRLVRPGVAVA